The following proteins are encoded in a genomic region of Sebastes fasciatus isolate fSebFas1 chromosome 12, fSebFas1.pri, whole genome shotgun sequence:
- the LOC141779214 gene encoding uncharacterized protein LOC141779214 isoform X26, which translates to MHTVATMTTEASAVNEADTEGKQKASGAEPKPEPENKQKPEAAAAEPEGEPSSKKAQEQASEPGPADVATSPEEEQLKPRTRTSAGKGLSRLFSSFLKRRSQCSEEEGFEAEKAREEKADKEEKADKAEEEKVEEVKPEEKEAKAEEEKVEVKEVKKKEEKEPKEEKEEEKVEKRGSKKKKKEAKKKQEKKDEEKVKNDEEKKEEETVKKKEEQKEEEKAQQTVDKKEEQLETKEETQKETAEVKEKGAEAVKKETKDEERVDKRVTKKKEKEDKIKKKEEEKAKRKAEEDERVKKREEEKAKKKEEEKAREAEKTKKKEEEKTKKEEDKTKEEKTKKKEEEKPKEELKKKEEDKAKEEVKKKEEEKPEEKQKKEEEKGKKKEKGKNKGKKEVKGPSEEQVKAPIAAPEPELKTEPDTEQAPDQHSISSGETQQAQEENKEEAAIKEEPEVVEEVKKEDTEKKEEEPAEQEKEAKGEEKAKAKEEAKKEKPVKEKKTEKKTEKKTEKNTEKKTEKNTEKKTEKNTEKNTEKKTEKNTEKNTEKNTEKKTEKKAEKKAEEAEAEEAKGSKRQKTMQCKVTLLDDTQFECELDKHAKVQDLLTKVCDHVNLLERDYFGLTTQESSTNKTWMESTKEIRKQVSGAVYEFAFGVKFYPPDPAQLTEDLTRYFLCLQLRKDIMHGVLPCSFVTLSLLGSYTAQSELGEYDPELHGTDYVKDLSLAPGQSKELEDKVMELHRTYRSMSPAQADMSFLENAKKLAMYGVDLHHAKDLDGVDITLGVCSSGLMVYKDKLRINRFPWPKVLKISYKRSSFFIKIRPSEQEQYESTIGFKLPNYKASKKLWKVCVEHHTFFRVPTVEPPSSRRFLILGSKFRYSGRTQAQTRQASSMIDRPAPRFTRSASKRLSRNLDGAGDETLQFLQGLSASTRSEVDDWSLMLTSDKPQPSPEFTARGESEHMFIESWEEGQSVHTDAVTWQETETGQTGSQTITQTVSEPWQELASDEQKQRSKEDEWSAMLHRHPPFPFVPPFDFVKQPAKLSLAKIRALDRLLRPDLTQQDDWFLYFDPLFSLSSLESANKPLSPLAQFQLQEEDEQGSRVAEQELTSEEVIERLQETVMLVEKLKEANVLERRLREVRDLEDRLQGMDEMAERLQDVIEQELGKEEVDKLREEDGDLEQERQIQAERIVQTVLRKSVSKIETKEDEVDELEEQIKEVFLKGLLPEEEEVEVKQETEKEVTDESVLDDSLREKLRQIEKEWRDDVEDKLKSGSSDVTSSIVAYQKVERRTKKRVTIVEERGRTQEEMEDVQVQRVVMSEERIEKEMTWRKTETLEEITEGEVTERLQTEDRSQGPDEDIWFILFDRPPYKAVFKPPVTTVERAEVDEGEYFTSETEITTVEEKTEIIVEERKIRDEEVWRIPEISPPQTIMGRDDDWFVLLDVVPKETPYVPPVTLKGRDQIGAESFVSVVGTAAEEEEIREVVSEERKIIEEAPRHLQEIPQMPVTERDDDWFGLLDVVPRETSYVPPVTSKAGDQIGAESFVSVVGTAAEEEEEIREVVSEEREIIEEAPRYLQEIPQMPVTDRDDDWFVLLDVVPRETSYVPPVTLKGRDQIGAESFVSVIETAAEEEEIREVVSEERKIIEEAPRHLQEIPQMPVTDRDDDWFVLLDVVPRETSYVPPVAVAERVEVSPEERVSLVKITAVEVREKRVEIMAPVLSEKQVEALPQAVREIEDDWFVLLDVPTREPSYVPPVTMAEYVQVYPEESVSTVVETIPVESRKEVVVEEIVVQKEDRGQQKISQPVRERDDDWFLLLDVVPRGAAYVPPVFLAAPSQIYPSVQPRRVEVISVELKLQQVDLEQIRLQPSGPLPERDDDWFVLFDAIREETVILPSASLTLFVPVTAVEMIPDMRKTFEAEVTTTETRTWKKMIIGVESRQDETRLSEIRPSQIATPSEREGGDDWFTLFDIIREKPVVIPPVAVVERIADVVAATEPKPKFIMEDVRPAVKLVVKPSQPRQVDDDWFALLDVAAKIKPAAVDERIRTHPEVRPAKEFAAVEQKAQRRVTIVEETWPQEKVVQQKPRPAVREVEDDWFSLLDVVTKKSVAVPERIQFPAEMRVPAAEAKARIAIPERRPQFEQRVLEERRPVTQTHVNDDWFVLLDVGLKESVVSTQRGTRPVSAPVFSQAALAEAGIPMALLDQPQTSTPIKASRQDERKLEVTVEAVEPSRIEAGVKKRAKKIEGDSIYMRHSLLMLEEFDKPQEDLLRHHANISELKRNFMETAPETRPSEWDKRLSTHSPFRTLGINGQPLPSADGVAVDGTDEDKDNTTSASSKSVTSETTSGTTVTTTTTHISKVVKGGSSETRVEKRIVITADSDIDQDKEKDRGASAL; encoded by the exons ATGCATACCG TGGCTACCATGACAACAGAGGCAAGTGCAGTGAACGAGGCGGACACAGAGGGCAAGCAGAAGGCCAGCGGCGCCGAGCCCAAACCCGAACCGGAGAACAAGCAGAAGCCTGAGGCGGCAGCGGCCGAGCCGGAGGGGGAACCGTCGAGCAAGAAGGCCCAGGAGCAGGCCTCTGAGCCTGGGCCTGCTGATGTAGCTACCTCCCccgaggaggagcagctgaaaCCTCGTACCCGGACCTCTGCTGGCAAAGGCCTGTCTcgcctcttctcctctttcctcaAACGCCGCTCACAGTGCTCCGAGGAAGAGGGGTTCGAGGCAGAGAAAGCCAGGGAGGAGAAGGCAGATAAAGAGGAAAAAGCTGACAAGGCAGAAGAGGAGAAGGTGGAAGAGGTGAAACCTGAAGAGAAGGAGGCTaaagcagaggaggaaaaagtaGAGGTAAAAGAAGTGAAaaagaaggaagaaaaagaaccaaaagaggagaaagaggaagaaaaggttGAGAAGAGGggcagtaaaaagaaaaagaaagaagccAAGAAGAAACAAGAGAAAAAAGATGAGGAGAAAGTGAAAAACGAcgaggagaaaaaagaagaggaaacggtgaaaaagaaagaggagcaaaaggaggaggagaaagcacAGCAGACTGTAGATAAGAAGGAAGAACAATTGGAGAcaaaagaagaaacacagaaGGAGACTGCTGAAGTTAAAGAGAAGGGGGCAGAAGCCGTGAAGAAAGAGACTAAAGACGAGGAAAGAGTTGACAAGAGGgttacaaagaaaaaagaaaaggaggataagataaagaagaaggaagaggagaaggcaAAGAGGAAAGCAGAGGAAGACGAAAGAgtaaagaagagagaagaagagaaagcaaagaagaaagaggaagaaaaggcgAGAGAGGCCgaaaaaacaaagaagaaagaagaggagaagaccaagaaggaggaggacaaaacaaaagaggagaagactaaaaagaaagaagaagagaaaccaaAAGAGGAGttaaagaagaaagaggaggacaaGGCGAAAGAAGAGgtaaagaagaaggaggaggaaaagccagaagaaaaacagaagaaggaagaggaaaaagggaagaaaaaagagaagggaAAGAACAAAGGGAAGAAGGAGGTGAAAGGGCCAAGTGAGGAGCAGGTGAAAGCACCGATTGCAGCTCCAGAGCCTGaacttaaaactgagccagacACTGaacaggctccagatcagcacTCGATAAGCAGCGGAGAGACACAG CAGGCTCAAGAGGAAAACAAGGAAGAAGCTGCGATAAAGGAGGAGCCTGAAGTCGTGGAAGAAGTGAAGAAGGAGGACACggagaaaaaggaggaagaaccagcagaacaggagAAAGAAGccaaaggagaggagaaggcgAAGGCGAAGGAGGAGGCAAAGAAGGAGAAGCCTGTGAAAGAAAAGAAGACGGAGAAGAAGACGGAGAAGAAG acagagaagaacacggagaagaagacagagaagaacacggagaagaagacagagaagaacaCGGAGAAGAACACGgagaagaagacagagaagaacaCGGAGAAGAACACGGAGAAGAACACGgagaagaagacagagaagaaggcAGAGAAGAAGGCAGaagaggcagaggcagaggaaGCGAAAGGCTCCAAACGTCAGAAAACCATGCAATGCAAAGTCACCTTACTGGACGACACTCAGTTTGAGTGTGAGCTTGAT AAACATGCTAAAGTCCAAGACCTTCTAACAAAGGTGTGCGACCATGTCAACCTGCTGGAGAGAGATTACTTTGGCCTCACTACCCAGGAATCCTCAACTAACAAA ACATGGATGGAATCCACCAAAGAGATCAGGAAACAGGTTTCAGGTGCTGTGTATGAGTTTGCATTCGGCGTGAAGTTCTACCCACCTGATCCAGCACAGCTCACCGAAGACCTCACCAG GTACTTTCTATGTCTGCAGCTGAGGAAGGACATTATGCATGGTGTTCTTCCATGTTCCTTTGTCACTCTGTCCCTGCTGGGCTCCTATACGGCCCAGTCAGAGCTCGGAGAGTACGACCCAGAGCTCCACGGGACAGATTATGTGAAGGATCTGAGTTTGGCCCCCGGACAGAGCAAAGAGCTGGAGGACAAGGTGATGGAGCTGCACCGCACATACAG gtcAATGAGTCCGGCCCAGGCAGACATGTCGTTTCTGGAAAATGCCAAGAAACTCGCCATGTATGGAGTTGACCTGCACCATGCTAAG GATCTCGATGGTGTCGACATCACGCTGGGGGTCTGCTCTAGTGGTTTGATGGTTTACAAGGACAAGCTGAGGATCAACCGTTTCCCCTGGCCCAAAGTGCTCAAGATCTCTTACAAACGCAGCAGCTTCTTTATTAAAATCAGGCCGTCGGAG CAAGAGCAGTATGAAAGCACAATTGGCTTTAAACTGCCCAACTACAAAGCCTCGAAGAAGCTGTGGAAAGTTTGCGTTGAACACCATACCTTCTTCAG GGTTCCAACAGTAGAGCCGCCCTCATCACGGCGCTTCCTCATCTTGGGCTCCAAGTTCCGGTACAGCGGGCGCACTCAGGCCCAAACCCGTCAGGCCAGCTCCATGATTGACCGCCCGGCCCCTCGCTTCACACGCTCTGCAAGCAAGAGGCTGTCCCGTAACCTAGATGGAG CTGGAgatgaaactctccagttcctgCAAGGACTTTCAGCATCAACCAGGTCTGAGGTTGATGATTGGTCGCTGATGCTGACGTCTGACAAACCCCAGCCCTCTCCTGAATTCACAG CCAGAGGGGAGTCTGAGCACATGTTCATTGAGTCCTGGGAAGAAGGGCAGTCCGTTCACACAGACGCAGTAACCTGGCAGGAAACTGAGACTGGGCAGACTGGCTCTCAAACCATCACCCAGACAGTCAGTGAACCGTGGCAGGAGCTGGCGTCTGATGAACAAAAGCAGAGGAGCAAAGAGGACGAGTGGTCTGCCATGCTCCATCGTCATCCTCCTTTTCCCTTTGTCCCACCTTTCGATTTTGTGAAACAGCCAG CTAAGCTCAGCTTGGCAAAAATTAGGGCTTTGGACCGACTATTGCGACCAGATCTCACACAACAAGATGATTGGTTCCTTTACTTTGACCCACTCTTCAGCCTGTCCTCGCTTGAGAGCGCTAACAAACCAT TGTCTCCCCTAGCTCAGTTCCAGCTCCAGGAGGAGGATGAGCAGGGCAGTCGTGTGGCAGAGCAGGAACTGACCAGTGAGGAGGTCATTGAGAGGTTGCAGGAAACCGTGATGCTGGTAGAGAAGCTGAAAGAGGCAAATGTTTTGGAAAGGAGGCTTAGAGAAGTTAGGGATTTAGAGGATAGACTCCAAGGAATGGATGAGATGGCAGAGCGGCTTCAGGATGTAATAGAACAGGAATTGGGTAAGGAAGAGGTAGATAAGTTGAGGGAAGAAGATGGAGATTTGGAGCAGGAAAGACAAATACAAGCAGAACGTATAGTACAAACCGTCTTAAGGAAATCTGTGAGTAAAATAGAGACAAAAGAGGATGAAGTGGACGAATTGGAAGAGCAGATAAAGGAGGTGTTTTTAAAAGGCTTGTTgcctgaagaggaagaggttgAGGTGAAGCAGGAGACTGAAAAAGAGGTGACAGACGAGAGTGTACTTGATGACAGCTTGAGAGAGAAGCTACGCCAGATAGAAAAGGAATGGCGAGACGATGTGGAGGACAAGTTGAAATCTGGATCTTCAGATGTCACCTCATCTATAGTTGCATACCAGAAGGTGGAGCGTAGGACTAAGAAGAGAGTGACTATTGTAGAAGAGAGAGGGCGGACGCAGGAAGAAATGGAAGATGTGCAGGTACAGCGTGTTGTGATGTCAGAGGAGAGGATAGAAAAAGAGATGACATGGCGTAAGACAGAAACACTGGAGGAGATAACTGAGGGAGAAGTTACAGAGAGGCTTCAGACTGAGGATCGATCTCAGGGGCCAGATGAGGATATCTGGTTCATACTTTTTGACCGGCCTCCATACAAAGCTGTTTTCAAACCACCAG TTACTACTGTGGAACGGGCTGAGGTGGATGAAGGCGAGTATTTCACCTCAGAGACTGAGATTACAACAGTTGAGGAGAAAACGGAGATTATAgtagaagagagaaaaataagagaCGAGGAAGTGTGGCGTATACCAGAGATCTCACCACCACAGACCATCATGGGAAGAGATGATGACTGGTTTGTGTTGCTGGATGTTGTTCCCAAAGAAACGCCTTATGTGCCACCAG TTACCTTGAAGGGAAGAGACCAGATTGGTGCAGAAAGTTTTGTCTCCGTGGTTGGAACTGcagccgaggaggaggagattaGAGAAGTAGTATCTGAAGAGAGAAAGATAATAGAAGAGGCACCAAGACATCTACAAGAAATCCCACAAATGCCAGTGACCGAAAGGGATGATGACTGGTTTGGGTTGCTGGATGTTGTTCCCAGAGAAACATCTTATGTACCACCAG TTACCTCGAAGGCAGGAGACCAGATTGGTGCAGAAAGTTTTGTCTCTGTGGTTGGAACTGcagccgaggaggaggaggagattagAGAAGTTGTatctgaagagagagagataatagAAGAGGCGCCAAGATATCTACAAGAAATCCCACAAATGCCAGTGACCGACAGGGATGATGACTGGTTTGTGTTGCTGGATGTTGTTCCCAGAGAAACATCTTATGTACCACCAG TTACCTTGAAGGGAAGAGACCAGATTGGTGCAGAAAGTTTTGTCTCTGTGATTGAAACTGcagccgaggaggaggagattaGAGAAGTTGTATCTGAAGAGAGAAAGATAATAGAAGAGGCACCAAGACATCTACAAGAAATCCCACAAATGCCAGTGACCGACAGGGATGATGACTGGTTTGTGTTGCTGGATGTTGTTCCCAGAGAAACATCTTATGTACCACCAG TTGCTGTTGCAGAGCGTGTTGAAGTGTCCCCAGAAGAACGTGTCTCTCTGGTTAAAATAACAGCCGTTGaagtgagagaaaaaagagtGGAGATTATGGCTCCTGTGCTGAGTGAGAAGCAGGTAGAAGCACTGCCACAGGCtgtgagagagatagaggatGACTGGTTTGTGCTGCTGGATGTCCCCACTAGAGAACCATCATATGTGCCACCAG TTACCATGGCTGAGTATGTTCAGGTTTATCCTGAAGAAAGTGTCTCTACTGTGGTTGAAACGATACCAGTAGAGTCCAGGAAGGAGGTCGTAGTTGAAGAGATTGTGGTGCAgaaagaggacagaggacagcagaAAATATCGCAGCCAGTCAGAGAAAGAGATGATGACTGGTTTCTTCTGCTGGATGTTGTTCCCAGAGGAGCTGCCTATGTACCTCCAG TTTTTCTGGCAGCACCGAGTCAGATTTATCCAAGTGTTCAACCTCGACGAGTTGAAGTGATAAGCGTAGAGCTGAAGTTGCAGCAGGTTGATCTTGAACAGATTAGACTGCAGCCTTCCGGGCCGCTGCCAGAGAGGGATGATGACTGGTTTGTGCTGTTTGATGCTATTCGTGAAGAGACAGTCATACTACCATCAG CTTCTTTGACTTTGTTTGTGCCAGTTACTGCTGTTGAGATGATTCCGGATATGAGGAAGACGTTTGAGGCAGAGGTGACCACCACAGAGACTAGAACGTGGAAGAAGATGATAATTGGTGTGGAGagcagacaagatgagacaCGTCTGTCTGAAATTAGACCTAGTCAAATTGCAACGccgtcagagagagaaggaggagatgaTTGGTTTACCCTGTTCGACATCATCCGCGAAAAGCCTGTTGTCATACCACCAG TTGCTGTGGTTGAGCGTATCGCGGATGTGGTGGCAGCCACTGAACCAAAACCTAAATTCATCATGGAAGACGTGAGGCCCGCTGTGAAGCTGGTGGTTAAACCGTCACAGCCGAGACAGGTGGATGATGACTGGTTTGCGCTGCTAGATgttgcagcaaaaataaaaccAG CGGCTGTGGACGAACGTATTCGCACGCACCCTGAAGTAAGACCAGCTAAAGAGTTTGCAGCCGTAGAGCAGAAAGCACAGCGGAGAGTTACTATAGTGGAGGAGACGTGGCCGCAGGAGAAGGTGGTACAGCAGAAACCACGTCCAGCAGTGAGAGAGGTGGAAGATGATTGGTTTAGTCTTCTGGATGTGGTCACTAAGAAATCAG TCGCTGTCCCTGAACGCATCCAGTTCCCAGCAGAGATGAGGGTTCCAGCTGCTGAGGCCAAAGCGAGGATTGCTATTCCCGAGAGGAGACCACAGTTTGAGCAACGGGTCCTGGAGGAAAGACGTccagtcacacaaacacatgtcaATGATGATTGGTTTGTTCTACTAGATGTTGGCCTCAAGGAGTCAG TGGTGAGCACACAGAGGGGCACCCGTCCCGTCAGTGCTCCGGTCTTCTCCCAGGCGGCTCTGGCCGAGGCCGGGATCCCCATGGCCCTCCTCGATCAGCCCCAGACCTCTACTCCAATCAAGGCCAGCCGCCAGGACGAGAGAAAGCTGGAGGTCACTGTAGAAGCTGTGGAGCCCTCAAGAATCGAAGCTGGGGTCAAG AAAAGAGCTAAGAAAATTGAGGGTGACTCAATTTATATGAGACATAGCCTTTTAATGTTGGAG GAGTTCGATAAGCCTCAGGAGGACCTGCTCAGGCACCATGCCAACATCAGTGAGCTGAAGAGGAACTTCATGGAAACCGCCCCGGAGACCAGACCCAGCGAGTGGGACAAGCGCCTGTCCACGCACTCTCCGTTCCGCACCCTGGGCATCAATGGTCAGCCTCTGCCCAGTGCAGATGGG